The DNA window CCTGATGCTATCTGGCGTCGGCGATAGCGCAGCCCTCGCCAGGCACGGCATTGAAAGCCGGCATCATCTGCCGGGAGTCGGACAAAACCTGCAGGACCATCCGGATTTCATTTTCGGCTACACGTCAAATAATCCGAACTTCACCGGTGTCTCGTTCGGCGGGCTGGCGCGGATTTTTCGCGCGATCGGACAATACCGGCGCGAGCGCCGCGGACCGATGACGTCGAATTTCGCCGAGTGCGGCGGTTTCCTCAAGACCCGGCCCGACCTCGATGCGCCGGACATTCAGTTGCATTTCGGCATGGCCATGGTCGACGATCACGGCCGCAAGCGCCATTGGGGCAGCGGGTTCTCCTGTCACGTCTGCCTGCTGCGGCCCAAGAGCCGCGGCAGCGTTGCGTTGAAAAGTGCCGACCCAATGCAGCCCCCTTTGATCGACCCGAATTTCCTGGGCGAAGTCGACGATCTCGAAGCGATGGTCGCGGGCTACAAGACGACGCAGCGGCTGATGGAAACACCGGCGCTGCGGGCGCTGCAGAAGAAGGACATGTTCACCGCCGGCATCAAGACCGACGATGACATTCGCGCCATCCTTCGCGCGCGCGTCGACACCGTCTATCACCCGGTGGGCACCTGCAAGATGGGCGCGAACGATACGATGGCGGTGGTCGATCCGAAACTGAAAGTCTGCGGGATGGATGGCCTGCGCGTGGTCGACGCCTCCATCATGCCGACCTTGATCGGCGGCAACACCAACGCGCCGACCATCATGATCGGCGAGAAGGCCGCCGACATGATCAAGGCGGAGATGCGGGTGGGGTGATCTATTTCTTCGTCATGCCCGGGACAAGCCCAACCACGACAGAGAAACAAGAATTGGCCGCTACTTTACGTCAGCAAGAATCCACCATCGACCGTCACCACGCTGCCGGTCATGTAGCGCGAGGCGTTCGACGCCAGCAGCAGGATCGCGCCGTCGAGATCGGATTCGGCGCCGACGCGGCGTTGCGGAATCCGCTTTGCCAGTTTCTCGCCCGCGGGCGTCGACCAGAACTCATGGTTCATCTCGGTATCGATGTAGCCGGGCGCCAGCGCATTGACGCGGATGCGGTTGCCGGCCAGTTCCAGCGCCATCACCTTGGTCGCCTGCACGATGCCGGCCTTGGAGATCGTGTAGGGCGAGAGAAACTTCATCACGCCGAAGCCGAGCACGGAAGCGATATTGACGATATTGCCTTCCTGTTTGCGCGCGATCATCCGCCGCGCCATTTCGGTCGCCGTGAAATAGGCGCCCTTGAGGTTGGCATTGATCACGGCATCCCAATCGGCCTCGGTCTGGTCCACCGCAAGCTTTTCCACCGCGATGCCGGCATTGTTGATGAGCACGCTGACCGGACCGAGCGCGGCTTCCGCGCTGTCGAGCGCCTTTCCAATCGATGCGGTGTCAGTTACGTCCATCTGCACCGCGACGGCGCGGCCACCCCGGCCGCGAATCTCGTCTTCGAGGCTTTTTAATTTGGCGGTCTGGCGCGCCGCCAGCGCGACGGCCGCGCCATGCGCGGAAAGCACGCGCGCGAATTGCCGTCCTAGCCCCTGCGAGGCGCCGGTGACAAGAATGGTTTCTTGACTGACGTCGAACAGGTCAGGCATGGCAAAATCTCCGGAAAGTGCCGAAACATTGATACAGACGATTTTAGAGGCTTCCAATCCCTGCCCCCTGGACGTCGTGTCGTATATTGATCGACTGAGGAAGGACCGGCGAATATAAGGTCGGCGCTCGGCCGTGCCTGTATTCGTTCGCTGATATGCATTCGAGTAGCAAGGAGTGACTTATCACAGCCGCCCGACTTGGCTACAGTGACGGAACCGACTGCAAAACCATCTGACGTATTGGGAGTGAGACACCGTGGATCTTGGAATCAAAGGCCGCCGCGCCATCGTATGCGCATCCAGCAAGGGTTTGGGACGCGCCTGCGCGATCGCGCTCGCCGCCGAGGGCGTGCATGTCACATTGACGGCGCGGGGCGCGGAAACGCTGACGAAAACCGCTGCGGAAATACGCAAAGCCTATCCCGGCGTCACGGTGACGGAAGTCGCAGGCGACATCACCACGCCGGCTGGCCGCGAAGCTGCGCTGAAAGCCTGTCCCGATCCGGATATCCTGATCAACAATGCCGGCGGCCCGCCTCCTGGCGATTTCCGCAACTGGACCCGCGACGACTGGATCAAGGCAATCGACGCCAACATGCTGACGCCGATCGAACTGATCAAGGCAACGGTCGACGGCATGATGGCGCGCAAATTCGGCCGTATCGTCAACATCACTTCCGCCGCCGTGAAGGCGCCGATCGATATCCTCGGCCTCTCCAACGGTGCTCGCGCCGGACTGACCGGCTTTGTCGCTGGCCTCTCCCGCAAGACGGTCATCAACAACGTCACTATCAATGGCCTGTTGCCGGGACCGTTCGAAACCGATCGCCTGCTTGGCACGGCCAAGGGCGAAGCCGACAAACGCGGCATTCCGCCGGCCCAGGTGCTCGCTGAACGCGCCAAGCTCAATCCCGCGGGCCGCTTCGGCGATCCCGAGGAATTTGGCTTGGCCTGCGCCTTCCTGTGTGGCGCCAAAGCCGGCTTCATCACCGGCCAGAACATCCTGCTCGATGGCGGTGCCTACCCGGGCACGCTCTGAGCGAAGGCGATCAGGCATGAAAGCCGTCTGGTACGAGCGGACCGGCCCGGCGGCAGATGTACTGACCTATGGCGACATGCCGACGCCGGTGGCTGGTCCGGGCGAAGTGCGTATTCGCCTGGAAGCGTCCGGCGTCAATCCGGCCGATGTCGGACGCCGCGGCGGTACCTATCGCGCGATGGAATTTCCCCGCGTAATCCCCAACAGCGATGGCGCCGGCCTGATCGATCAGGTCGGCGACGGCGTCACGCGCCTTCGCATCGGTCAGCGCGTCTGGCTGTTTAGCGGCCAGCGCAATGGACGTGCGTTCGGTACCGCCGCAGAATACATTGCGCTCGCCGAGCATCTGGTG is part of the Bradyrhizobium canariense genome and encodes:
- a CDS encoding GMC family oxidoreductase, producing MTDTFDFVVVGGGSGGCAVASRLSEDPNTSVAMLEAGGKDDNWVVTTPGALVLMVAGKVNNWAFDTVPQAGLNGRIGYQPRGKGLGGSSAINAMVYIRGHRSDYDQWASLGNTGWSYADVLPYFRRSEDNADFGGEYHGKGGPLAVNKLRSDNPVQQTFLQAAREAQFRVRDDFNAEEQEGLGIYQVTQKNGERWSAARGYIHPHMATRSNLRVETNALATRIMFEGKRAVGVEYKQGNETRQIRARREVILSSGAFQTPQLLMLSGVGDSAALARHGIESRHHLPGVGQNLQDHPDFIFGYTSNNPNFTGVSFGGLARIFRAIGQYRRERRGPMTSNFAECGGFLKTRPDLDAPDIQLHFGMAMVDDHGRKRHWGSGFSCHVCLLRPKSRGSVALKSADPMQPPLIDPNFLGEVDDLEAMVAGYKTTQRLMETPALRALQKKDMFTAGIKTDDDIRAILRARVDTVYHPVGTCKMGANDTMAVVDPKLKVCGMDGLRVVDASIMPTLIGGNTNAPTIMIGEKAADMIKAEMRVG
- a CDS encoding SDR family oxidoreductase, which produces MPDLFDVSQETILVTGASQGLGRQFARVLSAHGAAVALAARQTAKLKSLEDEIRGRGGRAVAVQMDVTDTASIGKALDSAEAALGPVSVLINNAGIAVEKLAVDQTEADWDAVINANLKGAYFTATEMARRMIARKQEGNIVNIASVLGFGVMKFLSPYTISKAGIVQATKVMALELAGNRIRVNALAPGYIDTEMNHEFWSTPAGEKLAKRIPQRRVGAESDLDGAILLLASNASRYMTGSVVTVDGGFLLT
- a CDS encoding SDR family oxidoreductase yields the protein MDLGIKGRRAIVCASSKGLGRACAIALAAEGVHVTLTARGAETLTKTAAEIRKAYPGVTVTEVAGDITTPAGREAALKACPDPDILINNAGGPPPGDFRNWTRDDWIKAIDANMLTPIELIKATVDGMMARKFGRIVNITSAAVKAPIDILGLSNGARAGLTGFVAGLSRKTVINNVTINGLLPGPFETDRLLGTAKGEADKRGIPPAQVLAERAKLNPAGRFGDPEEFGLACAFLCGAKAGFITGQNILLDGGAYPGTL